The following nucleotide sequence is from Pseudonocardia sp. C8.
CGACGAGATCCGGCCGCAGCTCGAGGGCCTTGTCGATGAACGTCGACGCCAGCCCCGCCTCGTCGGCCGACGGCCCGCGCTCGTGCTGGGGGATCAGGGTGTCGCCGAGCAGGTAGACGGCCTCTCGCTCCTCGTCGGTGAGCTCCGGTGTCAATGCGGTCCCTCCTCGAGCAGGCGCGTGGACGACCGCAGCGCCAGGGCTGCCTGGGTGGCGGCCGGGTTCACGCCGCCGCAGGTCACCCAGGTGCTGGAGTCGAAGATGTAGAGGTTCGGGACGTCGTGGCAGCGGCCCCAGCGGTCGGTCACGGACCTGGTGGGGTCGTTCCCCATCACGGCCGTGCCCATCAGGTGCCAGCCGCTGGACCGGATCATCGGCCCGACGACCGTCTCGACGGCCCCGGCCGCTTCCATCGACTCCACCGCGCGGGCGACGTGGAAGTCGAGCATGATCTTGGAGTTCTCGTCGACCCGGTACTCGATGCGCGGCGCGGGCAGCCCGTCGGAATCGACGAGGTCCGAGGAGAGCGACACCGCGTTCCTCTCGTACGGGAGGTCCTCTGCCACGATGCTCCACATCGGAGAGTGTCCGAGCCGGGCTTCCAGGGTGTCGTGGAAGCTGTCGAACCACAGCGGACGTCCGGACTCCGACCACGGGTAGGAACGGGTCAGTCCGAGCGGGCCACCGGTGGGCTGCAGGCCCCACTTGGCGCCGCGCACGAATCCTCGATCGGCGTCCGTCTCGTAGAAGTGCATGGACTGGATCTGCTGCCCCCAGGAGCCATGGGTGGTACCGAGGTCCTCGTCGAACACCCCGGCCACCGCGGCGAAAGGGTGCATCATCAGCCGCTTGCCCACCAGGCCGGACGAGTTCGCCAGTCCCCCCTCGGCGGACATCAGCAGGAGTCGCGGGGTGCCGATGCCGTTCGCGCAGAGGATCACTGTGCGAGCTCGCACCTCGTGGTCACGCCCCTGCGCATCCCGGTACAGCGCGCCGGTGGCCCGCCCTGCCTTGGTCAGGACCCGGCTGACGCGGCAGCGGGTCCGCAGATCGGCCCCCGCGCGCAGGGCACGGGGCCAGTGGGTGATGTCGGTGGAGGCCTTGGCTCCCTCCGGACAGCCGGACATGCACGCGCCGCGCTGCCGGCAGGGCTTCAGGTCGCGATAGTGGGTGGTGGAGATGGCGTTGCTGCCCGGCCACCAATGCCAACCCAGGTCGTTGAGCGCGCGGGCCAGCCGCCGGCCGGACTCCCGGATCGGCACCGGCGGGTTCGGGGGTCCCTCGCCCGCGGGGTAGGCGGGATCCCCGGCAAGCCCGGACACGCCCATCTGCCGTTCGGCCTCGATGTAGAAGGGCTCCAGCTCCTCGTAGGTCAGCGGCCAGTCATCGGCGACCCCGTCGTGCGAACGGACCCGGAAGTCGCTCGGAGTCATCCGGTGCCATTTGCCGGAGTAGAGGACCGTGCCGCCACCGACCCCGTTCCACATCAACGCCGAGATGTCCGATGCGGTGTCGTCCACCGGATAGTCCGCGACACCCAGGCGGGCGTTCGGATCGCGCGCCCAGTGCCGGCCGATGGTGAGCTCGTAGTCGTCGAAGTCCGCCCGGGCGTTGGCGTAGTCGGGCCAGTCGCCCTGGTCCAGGCAGACCACCCGCACGCCGGCCTCGACGAGGGTGGCGGCGGTGATCCCGCCGGACAGGCCGGCGCCGATGATCAGGACGTCCGTCTCGTCGGTCACGCCGGGTCCTCCAGACGGCGGGGGGCGGCCTGTTCGTGATCGAGAACGAAGCCGTCGTCGTGGAGGTCGCCGCGGCGCAGTACGAACGCGGTGGCGGCGGCCGCGACGGCAAGTGCGAGCAGATACCAGGCCGGCGACGCAATGTGCCCGGTCTGCTGGATCAGGAACGTCGCGATGAACGGCGCGCTGCCGCCGAACACTGCGTTGGGAACGTTGAACCCGATGGCCACCCCGGTGCCCCGCACCGGGGCCGGGAACAGCTCCGGCATGGCCACCGCGGACGCAGCGAGGTAGAAGCCGGCCAGCACGCCGAGCAGCAGTTGCCCGATCATCGCGACGGCCGGCACACCGACGGTGATCAGCATGAACACCGGGTAGACGGCCGCCGCGAACGCGACCGATCCGCCGAGCAGCACCGGCTTGCGGCCGATCCGGTCCGACAGCGTTGCAACCACGGGCAGCGTGATCATCACCGCGACCGCCGTGATCAGGGTGGAGACCAGGGCGAACGTGGCGCCGTACTTGTTGACGGTCCCGATGTAGGTCGG
It contains:
- a CDS encoding GMC family oxidoreductase, whose translation is MTDETDVLIIGAGLSGGITAATLVEAGVRVVCLDQGDWPDYANARADFDDYELTIGRHWARDPNARLGVADYPVDDTASDISALMWNGVGGGTVLYSGKWHRMTPSDFRVRSHDGVADDWPLTYEELEPFYIEAERQMGVSGLAGDPAYPAGEGPPNPPVPIRESGRRLARALNDLGWHWWPGSNAISTTHYRDLKPCRQRGACMSGCPEGAKASTDITHWPRALRAGADLRTRCRVSRVLTKAGRATGALYRDAQGRDHEVRARTVILCANGIGTPRLLLMSAEGGLANSSGLVGKRLMMHPFAAVAGVFDEDLGTTHGSWGQQIQSMHFYETDADRGFVRGAKWGLQPTGGPLGLTRSYPWSESGRPLWFDSFHDTLEARLGHSPMWSIVAEDLPYERNAVSLSSDLVDSDGLPAPRIEYRVDENSKIMLDFHVARAVESMEAAGAVETVVGPMIRSSGWHLMGTAVMGNDPTRSVTDRWGRCHDVPNLYIFDSSTWVTCGGVNPAATQAALALRSSTRLLEEGPH